The following are from one region of the Nocardioides marmotae genome:
- a CDS encoding phytanoyl-CoA dioxygenase family protein: MPTPAQLDVPIDMGAIAATLHRDGLLGCPGAFAVDWVDRLREDVEAAYAEARAREGGAVGRGPQRWYVEVHPEALRGFADLVDHPWVQAVCETVLGPEWMVVEVGFDVPFPGARDQPWHRDFPSPRETWEGGRLTSLAFNLTCVDTVEEMGPFEVAPGTHWERGEDFEHGMFPPRSDHPRLQEAAVRKYPRRGDVSVRSALTLHRGTANVGEASRPVLVLGVDAPGAGHADLHDLAVTAAYREALPAAVRDHLDCRVVDRLVPIVQKHTIEGLVMGEE; this comes from the coding sequence ATGCCCACCCCGGCCCAGCTCGACGTCCCGATCGACATGGGGGCGATCGCCGCGACGCTCCACCGCGACGGGCTCCTGGGGTGTCCCGGGGCGTTCGCGGTCGACTGGGTCGACCGGCTGCGCGAGGACGTCGAGGCGGCGTACGCCGAGGCCCGGGCGCGCGAGGGCGGCGCCGTGGGGCGCGGGCCGCAGCGGTGGTACGTCGAGGTGCACCCCGAGGCGCTGCGGGGCTTCGCCGACCTGGTCGACCACCCCTGGGTGCAGGCGGTCTGCGAGACGGTGCTCGGCCCGGAGTGGATGGTCGTCGAGGTCGGCTTCGACGTGCCGTTCCCCGGCGCGCGCGACCAGCCGTGGCACCGCGACTTCCCGAGCCCGCGGGAGACCTGGGAGGGCGGCCGGCTGACCTCGCTGGCCTTCAACCTGACCTGCGTCGACACGGTCGAGGAGATGGGCCCCTTCGAGGTCGCGCCCGGCACGCACTGGGAGCGCGGGGAGGACTTCGAGCACGGCATGTTCCCGCCGCGCAGCGACCACCCCCGGCTGCAGGAGGCGGCGGTGCGGAAGTACCCCCGGCGCGGTGACGTCTCGGTGCGGTCCGCGCTCACCCTGCACCGGGGCACCGCGAACGTCGGCGAGGCGTCGCGGCCGGTGCTGGTGCTGGGCGTCGACGCGCCGGGCGCGGGCCACGCCGACCTCCACGACCTCGCCGTCACCGCGGCGTACCGGGAGGCCCTGCCGGCGGCGGTCCGCGACCATCTCGACTGCCGGGTCGTCGACCGGCTCGTGCCGATCGTCCAGAAGCACACCATCGAGGGGCTGGTGATGGGGGAGGAGTGA
- a CDS encoding family 43 glycosylhydrolase, producing MAPQTAGTTRSLLMLLLALVLPAALTTGVATSAPASADPAGTTTASTTASTTASTTAGRGGADRYRNPLAPRVPGDGTVDSCADPAVLRGQQRGDPHWYLYCTTDPLNDEDLDETGALRFHPVPMMRSRDLVHWTYVGDALPEPPTWAAEGAGLWAPDVVWSEATRRYYLTFVVTDTDDALRGPDACPSTGDSAIGVATSTSPTGPWTVSDSPVVPPRPDPEADCAFFWTFDPDVLGDAVGATSVLYYGSYYGGLHATRIAFGRDGITTTGSPTMVAIGNRYEGTTVVRRDGWYHLFASATNCCNGPLTSYGVFSGRSRSPLGPFVDRDGRSLLAGRVGGSPVLLPNGNRWLGVGHNTVLTDAAGQWWTIYHAVDRDDPYFATDPGFTKRPALLDRLTWREGWPEVRSGRWASDGPEPAPVTRRGDRGSREPGPPAPLRPGRPLAAFSDDFTDGLDPAWTWVREPDPATYAVEGGALRWATQAGDLAREVNTASVLTRPAPRGDHVVEARVLLDLPPEGCCQNFVQAGVVLYGDDDRYLKLAHVSIWETRQTEWATEVPPDATDPDLPRYGNGVVGAPGEETWLRVVVDRRPGPDHYTAFTRSDGGRWVRGGTWTHDLGPDSRIGLVAMGGEGYTARFLEVRTSELSGSRR from the coding sequence ATGGCCCCCCAGACCGCCGGGACGACGAGGTCCCTCCTGATGCTGCTGCTCGCGCTGGTGCTCCCCGCCGCGCTCACGACGGGGGTCGCCACCTCCGCCCCCGCCTCCGCCGACCCGGCCGGCACCACCACCGCGAGCACCACCGCGAGCACCACCGCGAGCACCACCGCTGGCCGGGGTGGTGCGGACCGCTACCGCAACCCGCTCGCCCCGCGGGTGCCCGGCGACGGCACCGTGGACAGCTGCGCCGACCCCGCCGTCCTGCGCGGCCAGCAGCGCGGCGACCCGCACTGGTACCTCTACTGCACCACCGACCCGCTGAACGACGAGGACCTCGACGAGACCGGCGCGCTGCGGTTCCACCCGGTCCCGATGATGCGCTCGCGCGACCTGGTCCACTGGACCTACGTCGGCGACGCGCTGCCGGAGCCGCCCACCTGGGCCGCCGAGGGCGCCGGCCTCTGGGCCCCCGACGTGGTCTGGTCCGAGGCGACCCGGCGCTACTACCTGACCTTCGTCGTCACCGACACCGACGACGCGTTGCGCGGCCCCGACGCCTGCCCGTCGACCGGCGACAGCGCGATCGGCGTCGCCACCAGCACCAGCCCCACCGGCCCGTGGACGGTCTCCGACAGCCCGGTCGTGCCGCCGCGGCCCGACCCCGAGGCCGACTGCGCGTTCTTCTGGACGTTCGACCCCGACGTCCTCGGCGACGCCGTCGGCGCGACCTCGGTGCTCTACTACGGCAGCTACTACGGCGGCCTGCACGCCACCCGGATCGCCTTCGGCCGCGACGGGATCACCACGACCGGCTCCCCCACGATGGTCGCCATCGGCAACCGCTACGAGGGCACGACCGTGGTGAGGAGAGACGGCTGGTACCACCTGTTCGCCTCGGCCACGAACTGCTGCAACGGCCCGCTGACGTCGTACGGCGTCTTCTCCGGCCGCTCGCGCAGCCCGCTCGGGCCCTTCGTCGACCGCGACGGCCGCAGCCTGCTCGCAGGACGGGTCGGCGGCTCCCCCGTGCTGCTCCCGAACGGCAACCGGTGGCTCGGCGTCGGGCACAACACCGTCCTCACCGACGCCGCCGGCCAGTGGTGGACGATCTACCACGCCGTCGACCGGGACGACCCGTACTTCGCCACCGACCCCGGCTTCACCAAGCGCCCCGCGCTGCTCGACCGGCTGACCTGGCGCGAGGGCTGGCCGGAGGTGCGGTCGGGCCGCTGGGCCTCCGACGGCCCGGAGCCGGCGCCGGTCACCCGGCGCGGCGACCGCGGCTCGCGCGAGCCGGGCCCGCCCGCGCCGCTGCGGCCCGGCCGTCCGCTGGCGGCCTTCTCCGACGACTTCACTGACGGCCTGGACCCCGCCTGGACGTGGGTGCGCGAGCCCGACCCGGCGACGTACGCCGTCGAGGGCGGCGCCCTGCGCTGGGCCACCCAGGCAGGCGACCTGGCCCGCGAGGTGAACACCGCCTCGGTGCTCACCCGGCCGGCGCCGCGGGGCGACCACGTGGTGGAGGCGCGGGTGCTCCTCGACCTGCCGCCGGAGGGCTGCTGCCAGAACTTCGTGCAGGCCGGCGTGGTCCTCTACGGCGACGACGACCGCTACCTCAAGCTCGCCCACGTCTCGATCTGGGAGACCCGGCAGACCGAGTGGGCCACGGAGGTGCCGCCGGACGCGACCGACCCCGACCTCCCGCGCTACGGCAACGGGGTCGTCGGCGCGCCGGGCGAGGAGACCTGGCTGCGCGTCGTGGTCGACCGTCGCCCCGGGCCCGACCACTACACCGCGTTCACCCGCAGCGACGGCGGCCGGTGGGTCCGCGGCGGCACCTGGACCCACGACCTCGGCCCGGACAGCCGGATCGGCCTGGTCGCGATGGGCGGCGAGGGCTACACCGCGCGGTTCCTGGAGGTGCGGACCTCCGAGCTCAGCGGGTCCCGCCGCTGA
- a CDS encoding LacI family DNA-binding transcriptional regulator, producing the protein MPVRLKDVAARAGVSVKTVSNVVNGYVHVSGDTRARVQAVLDEMGYRPNVTARNLRAGRVGVIALAVPELDNPYFAELAGHVMEAAEEHGWTVLVDQTDGRAERERDVLAGFRHHLIDGLIMSPFALTAEELAAPADHTVPVVLLGEKVWDGPADHVAIDNVAAARAATEHLLALGRRRVALVGHQVDGPGGDSGVARLRRRGWELALAEAGLQPDEALVGVVGDFGRSHGYAAMAALLDGGARPDAVFCFNDTLALGVLRALVDRGLAVPEDVAVIGVDDVEETRWSVPRLSSVAPDKRAIARTAVAMLAERIGPEGRRPAPRDVRAGFAVVARESTVGAAEGHPHGPGGVSGGTR; encoded by the coding sequence ATGCCCGTACGGCTCAAGGACGTCGCGGCGCGCGCCGGGGTGTCGGTCAAGACGGTCAGCAACGTCGTCAACGGCTACGTCCACGTCTCCGGGGACACGCGCGCCCGGGTGCAGGCGGTGCTCGACGAGATGGGCTACCGGCCCAACGTCACGGCCCGCAACCTGCGGGCGGGGCGGGTGGGCGTGATCGCGCTGGCCGTGCCCGAGCTCGACAACCCCTACTTCGCCGAGCTGGCCGGCCACGTCATGGAGGCCGCCGAGGAGCACGGCTGGACCGTCCTGGTCGACCAGACCGACGGGCGGGCCGAGCGCGAGCGGGACGTGCTCGCGGGCTTCCGCCACCACCTCATCGACGGGCTGATCATGAGCCCCTTCGCGCTCACCGCCGAGGAGCTCGCCGCGCCGGCCGACCACACGGTGCCGGTCGTGCTGCTGGGCGAGAAGGTCTGGGACGGCCCCGCCGACCACGTCGCCATCGACAACGTCGCAGCCGCGCGGGCCGCGACCGAGCACCTGCTCGCCCTCGGTCGCCGCCGCGTCGCGCTCGTGGGCCACCAGGTCGACGGCCCCGGGGGCGACTCCGGCGTGGCCCGGCTGCGCCGGCGCGGCTGGGAGCTCGCGCTGGCCGAGGCCGGCCTGCAGCCCGACGAGGCGCTCGTCGGCGTGGTCGGGGACTTCGGCCGCAGCCACGGGTACGCCGCGATGGCGGCGCTGCTGGACGGCGGCGCCCGCCCGGACGCCGTCTTCTGCTTCAACGACACCCTCGCCCTCGGCGTCCTCCGCGCGCTGGTCGACCGCGGGCTCGCGGTCCCCGAGGACGTCGCGGTGATCGGCGTCGACGACGTCGAGGAGACCCGCTGGTCGGTGCCGCGGCTGAGCTCGGTCGCTCCGGACAAGCGGGCCATCGCCCGCACGGCGGTCGCGATGCTCGCCGAGAGGATCGGCCCCGAGGGCCGCCGGCCGGCCCCGCGGGACGTGCGGGCCGGCTTCGCGGTGGTCGCCCGGGAGTCGACCGTGGGGGCGGCGGAGGGCCACCCCCACGGTCCCGGCGGGGTCAGCGGCGGGACCCGCTGA
- a CDS encoding alpha-N-arabinofuranosidase, protein MTYATLTLDPSFRIGVVDRRLFGSFVEHMGRCVYTGIHEPDHPTADDLGFRGDVLDLVRELGPTVVRYPGGNFVSGYRWEDGIGPREGRPRRLDLAWRSWESNQVGVDEFVAWCRAAGTEPMMAVNLGTRGVREAVELLEYCNHPGGTAWSDLRRAHGAERPHDIRVWCLGNELDGPWQIGQKTAWEYGRLAAETGHAMRRVDPRIELVACGSSHSSMPTFASWEATVLAECYDVVDHVSLHSYQDPLGRTLGDHLASGVGLDRAIDAVVATADHVGARLRSRKRLGVSVDEWNVWYQSRFPGEASLEWAEARPLIEDTYDVADAAVVGSMLITLLRHADRVRLACQAQLVNVIAPIRTEAGGPAWRQTIFHPFAQAARHARGEVLRVEPQVGCYDTAEHGEVPLLDATATHDIETGALTVLAVNRSTDEPLTVRADARAFAGHRLVAATTLAADDVRSTLTAADQHSVAPAPNATARFEDGRLTVVLPPVSWNVVRLEPAGAPQP, encoded by the coding sequence GTGACCTACGCCACCCTGACCCTCGACCCGAGCTTCCGGATCGGCGTCGTCGACCGGCGCCTGTTCGGCTCCTTCGTCGAGCACATGGGGCGCTGCGTCTACACCGGCATCCACGAGCCCGACCACCCCACCGCCGACGACCTCGGGTTCCGCGGGGACGTCCTGGACCTGGTCCGCGAGCTCGGCCCGACGGTCGTGCGCTACCCCGGCGGGAACTTCGTCTCCGGCTACCGGTGGGAGGACGGCATCGGGCCGCGCGAGGGCCGCCCGCGCCGCCTCGACCTCGCCTGGCGCTCCTGGGAGAGCAACCAGGTCGGCGTCGACGAGTTCGTCGCCTGGTGCCGCGCGGCCGGCACCGAGCCGATGATGGCGGTCAACCTCGGCACGCGCGGGGTTCGCGAGGCCGTCGAGCTCCTGGAGTACTGCAACCACCCCGGCGGCACCGCCTGGTCGGACCTGCGCCGCGCCCACGGCGCCGAGCGGCCCCACGACATCCGGGTCTGGTGCCTGGGCAACGAGCTCGACGGGCCCTGGCAGATCGGCCAGAAGACCGCGTGGGAGTACGGCCGCCTGGCCGCCGAGACCGGGCACGCGATGCGCCGGGTCGACCCTCGGATCGAGCTCGTGGCCTGCGGCAGCTCCCACAGCTCGATGCCGACCTTCGCCAGCTGGGAGGCAACGGTCCTCGCCGAGTGCTACGACGTGGTCGACCACGTCTCCCTGCACAGCTACCAGGACCCGCTCGGCCGGACCCTGGGCGACCACCTCGCCAGCGGGGTCGGGCTGGACCGGGCCATCGACGCGGTCGTCGCGACCGCCGACCACGTCGGCGCCCGGCTGAGGTCGCGCAAGCGGCTCGGGGTCTCGGTCGATGAGTGGAACGTCTGGTACCAGTCGCGGTTCCCGGGCGAGGCCTCGCTGGAGTGGGCCGAGGCCCGCCCACTGATCGAGGACACCTACGACGTCGCCGACGCCGCGGTCGTCGGCAGCATGCTGATCACCCTGCTGCGGCACGCCGACCGCGTGCGGCTCGCCTGCCAGGCCCAGCTGGTCAACGTCATCGCGCCGATCCGCACCGAGGCCGGCGGGCCCGCCTGGCGGCAGACGATCTTCCACCCCTTCGCCCAGGCCGCCCGCCACGCCCGCGGCGAGGTGCTCCGGGTCGAGCCGCAGGTCGGCTGCTACGACACCGCCGAGCACGGCGAGGTCCCGCTCCTCGACGCGACCGCCACCCACGACATCGAGACCGGCGCACTCACCGTGCTCGCCGTCAACCGCTCGACCGACGAGCCGCTCACCGTCCGCGCCGACGCCCGCGCCTTCGCCGGCCACCGGCTGGTCGCCGCGACCACCCTCGCCGCCGACGACGTCCGCTCCACGCTCACCGCTGCCGACCAGCACTCCGTCGCCCCGGCCCCGAACGCGACGGCCCGCTTCGAGGACGGCCGGCTCACCGTCGTCCTCCCGCCCGTGTCCTGGAACGTCGTGCGGCTCGAACCCGCCGGCGCCCCGCAACCCTGA
- a CDS encoding ABC transporter substrate-binding protein: protein MHRSRLVVPSRGGLSRRGFITLTAGGLLVAGCGGGQGAGGSKSEGVGGFTGEAYDGPDVTLSYWNGFTGGDGPAMQDLVGRFMDEHDNVSLKNNTIEWADFYQRLPAAAQAGKGPDVGVMHIDQLATNAARRVISPLDDLAEALDLQEDDFAPAVWAPAVYQDQRYGMPLDVHTLAMYYNRDHFEKAGISEPPTDAQSLDEACQALQEAGYANPFWMPNQWPAHLMFLSLLWQFGGEPYAEDGSAATYDDEAGEAALAWMREQVDKGYSPDNVDIDTQYTAFKNGDNSITWDGIWQINDLEESGLPYGIAALPVVGDAPAAWANSHNFFMTAQAAEDSDRANAAKTFIGWMSEQSSSWSEAGMIPARNAAREEAKYTDSPQYALREQVDALHFLPAVPGLGDVQIPTLEVAVNEGVLATTPPAEALAKQAANATEMMQQNLERYGS, encoded by the coding sequence ATGCACCGCTCACGTCTCGTCGTCCCGTCCCGGGGCGGCCTCTCCCGCCGGGGCTTCATCACGCTCACCGCAGGCGGGCTCCTGGTCGCCGGCTGCGGCGGCGGCCAGGGGGCCGGCGGCTCGAAGTCCGAGGGGGTGGGCGGCTTCACCGGCGAGGCCTACGACGGCCCCGACGTCACCTTGTCGTACTGGAACGGCTTCACCGGCGGCGACGGCCCGGCCATGCAGGACCTCGTCGGCCGGTTCATGGACGAGCACGACAACGTCTCGCTGAAGAACAACACCATCGAGTGGGCCGACTTCTACCAGCGGCTGCCCGCCGCCGCCCAGGCCGGCAAGGGCCCTGACGTCGGCGTGATGCACATCGACCAGCTCGCGACCAACGCCGCGCGCCGCGTCATCTCCCCCCTCGACGACCTCGCCGAGGCCCTCGACCTCCAGGAGGACGACTTCGCCCCGGCCGTCTGGGCGCCCGCGGTCTACCAGGACCAGCGCTACGGGATGCCGCTCGACGTGCACACGCTGGCGATGTACTACAACCGCGACCACTTCGAGAAGGCCGGCATCTCCGAGCCGCCGACCGACGCCCAGAGCCTCGACGAGGCGTGCCAGGCGCTGCAGGAGGCCGGCTACGCCAACCCGTTCTGGATGCCCAACCAGTGGCCGGCGCACCTGATGTTCCTCTCGCTGCTCTGGCAGTTCGGCGGCGAGCCGTACGCCGAGGACGGCTCCGCGGCGACGTACGACGACGAGGCCGGCGAGGCCGCGCTGGCGTGGATGCGCGAGCAGGTCGACAAGGGCTACAGCCCCGACAACGTCGACATCGACACCCAGTACACCGCCTTCAAGAACGGCGACAACTCCATCACCTGGGACGGCATCTGGCAGATCAATGACCTCGAGGAGTCCGGCCTGCCCTACGGCATCGCGGCGCTGCCCGTCGTCGGCGACGCCCCGGCCGCCTGGGCCAACTCCCACAACTTCTTCATGACCGCGCAGGCGGCCGAGGACAGCGACCGCGCCAACGCCGCCAAGACCTTCATCGGGTGGATGTCGGAGCAGTCCTCCTCGTGGTCCGAGGCCGGGATGATCCCCGCGCGCAACGCCGCTCGCGAGGAGGCGAAGTACACCGACTCCCCGCAGTACGCACTGCGCGAGCAGGTCGACGCGCTGCACTTCCTGCCCGCCGTCCCCGGCCTGGGCGACGTGCAGATCCCGACCCTGGAGGTCGCGGTCAACGAGGGCGTGCTGGCCACGACCCCGCCCGCCGAGGCGCTCGCGAAGCAGGCGGCGAACGCCACCGAGATGATGCAGCAGAACCTCGAGCGGTACGGGAGCTGA
- a CDS encoding carbohydrate ABC transporter permease — MAAPVTNPAPPPAAAEAVGGRAPRAPRVARHRGDGVVAWLFLAPYLALFGTFVLAPIVLGIWISLHSWDFTLPGKPFVGLDNYADLFDPDSVSFDPFWNSMQATGIFTLFSVPLLIVVPLAVALVMNEKFRGRNLFRAIYFAPYVLGVAVVGVMWRFLLDRNIGAVNSYLDAVGLPGDTAWLSSVPAAWVALVGVTVWWTLGFNAVIYIAGLQDIPRELYEAAEIDGASRWASFRHVTLPGLRPVTMFVTLVTVIASANMFGQSFIMTNGAPARETQTAIFYIAETGLQNFQMGQAAAASWILTLALMLLSVVVFAVFRARGQVSES, encoded by the coding sequence ATGGCCGCCCCGGTCACGAACCCGGCCCCGCCGCCGGCCGCGGCGGAGGCGGTCGGCGGCCGCGCCCCCCGCGCCCCCCGCGTCGCCCGGCACCGCGGCGACGGCGTGGTCGCGTGGCTCTTCCTGGCGCCGTACCTGGCGCTGTTCGGGACCTTCGTGCTCGCGCCGATCGTGCTGGGGATCTGGATCAGCCTGCACAGCTGGGACTTCACCCTCCCCGGCAAGCCGTTCGTGGGCCTGGACAACTACGCGGACCTCTTCGACCCCGACTCGGTCTCCTTCGACCCGTTCTGGAACTCGATGCAGGCGACCGGGATCTTCACCCTCTTCAGCGTCCCGCTGCTGATCGTCGTGCCGCTCGCGGTCGCGCTGGTGATGAACGAGAAGTTCCGCGGCCGCAACCTCTTCCGGGCGATCTACTTCGCGCCGTACGTCCTCGGCGTCGCGGTCGTCGGCGTGATGTGGCGCTTCCTGCTCGACCGCAACATCGGGGCGGTCAACTCCTACCTCGACGCCGTCGGGCTCCCCGGCGACACCGCCTGGCTGAGCTCGGTGCCCGCGGCGTGGGTGGCGCTGGTCGGGGTGACCGTGTGGTGGACCCTCGGGTTCAACGCGGTGATCTACATCGCCGGGCTGCAGGACATCCCGCGCGAGCTCTACGAGGCGGCCGAGATCGACGGCGCGAGCCGGTGGGCGTCGTTCCGCCACGTCACGCTGCCGGGGCTGCGGCCGGTGACGATGTTCGTGACCCTGGTGACCGTCATCGCCTCGGCGAACATGTTCGGGCAGTCGTTCATCATGACCAACGGTGCGCCGGCGCGGGAGACCCAGACCGCGATCTTCTACATCGCCGAGACCGGGCTCCAGAACTTCCAGATGGGCCAGGCGGCCGCCGCCAGCTGGATCCTCACCCTGGCGCTGATGCTGCTCTCCGTCGTGGTCTTCGCGGTCTTCAGGGCCCGGGGGCAGGTGAGCGAGTCATGA
- a CDS encoding carbohydrate ABC transporter permease, producing MTGSLGRVLRYTVLVVLTLLFVSPLLFVLITSFKTPGEAVQTPPTWWPNPFSLQAYERIFDATDTPVFRWFLNSMLAATANAALVVVTAALAAYALARLEFRGKRVVLALIVSTLFVPPVILVIPNYEIVGRLYWLDTLVAIIVPTAASAFGVFFLRQFFIGLPRELEESAFLDGANRWQVFTRVVLPLSKPALATLALLSFLTNWNDFLWPVYVLFSPENQTLQAGLSTLQSANAVRYDLLMAGAVVASVPVLLLYLVAQRFVIEGVSRSGVKG from the coding sequence ATGACCGGGAGCCTGGGGCGGGTCCTGCGCTACACGGTGCTGGTCGTCCTCACCCTGCTGTTCGTCAGCCCGCTGCTGTTCGTGCTCATCACGTCGTTCAAGACGCCCGGCGAGGCGGTGCAGACCCCGCCGACGTGGTGGCCGAACCCGTTCTCGCTGCAGGCCTACGAGCGGATCTTCGACGCCACCGACACCCCGGTCTTCCGGTGGTTCCTCAACTCGATGCTCGCCGCGACGGCCAACGCCGCGCTCGTCGTGGTCACCGCCGCACTGGCGGCCTACGCCCTGGCCCGGCTGGAGTTCCGCGGCAAGCGCGTCGTCCTCGCGCTCATCGTCTCCACCCTGTTCGTCCCGCCGGTGATCCTGGTGATCCCCAACTACGAGATCGTCGGCCGGCTCTACTGGCTCGACACGCTCGTGGCGATCATCGTGCCGACGGCGGCCAGCGCGTTCGGCGTCTTCTTCCTCCGGCAGTTCTTCATCGGTCTCCCCCGGGAGCTGGAGGAGTCGGCGTTCCTCGACGGCGCGAACCGCTGGCAGGTCTTCACCCGCGTGGTGCTGCCCCTGTCCAAGCCGGCCCTGGCCACGCTCGCCCTGCTGTCGTTCCTGACCAACTGGAACGACTTCCTCTGGCCGGTCTACGTGCTGTTCAGCCCGGAGAACCAGACGCTGCAGGCGGGCCTCTCGACGCTGCAGTCGGCCAACGCCGTGCGCTACGACCTGCTCATGGCAGGCGCGGTCGTCGCGAGCGTGCCGGTGCTGCTGCTCTACCTGGTCGCCCAGCGCTTCGTCATCGAAGGGGTCTCGCGCTCGGGCGTCAAGGGGTGA
- a CDS encoding glycosyltransferase family 2 protein encodes MSPHEARETVAVVVVTYNRADLLDRMLDGLAALTTAPDVVLVVDNASTDHTPQVLAARTEPWLRVTRTAENLGGAGGFSLGVRQAYDGGWDRIWLMDDDVVPAPDCLDVLLAQDEDCLMAVREDRSGRLCEKAATRFDLTHPWAVKPKTAMVETDFGTRAAMPERVELENVAFEGFMCRRGVVTRIGLPDPSYFIFYDDVDFAVRARRAGFRIWAVRDAVLVRQLDFDQQHDLAGWKGFYMYRNLFAVHFRYGENALVRAKPWLVALAVVVLSPLRGGRAEARNVLRALRAARSMRALPPTTID; translated from the coding sequence GTGAGCCCGCACGAGGCCCGCGAGACGGTCGCCGTCGTCGTGGTCACCTACAACCGCGCCGACCTGCTCGACCGGATGCTCGACGGGCTGGCCGCGCTGACCACCGCCCCCGACGTCGTCCTCGTCGTCGACAACGCCAGCACCGACCACACCCCGCAGGTGCTGGCGGCGCGGACCGAGCCCTGGCTGCGGGTCACCCGCACCGCGGAGAACCTCGGCGGCGCGGGCGGCTTCTCCCTCGGCGTGCGGCAGGCCTACGACGGCGGCTGGGATCGCATCTGGCTGATGGACGACGACGTGGTCCCGGCGCCGGACTGCCTCGACGTGCTGCTCGCCCAGGACGAGGACTGCCTGATGGCCGTCCGCGAGGACCGCTCCGGCCGGTTGTGCGAGAAGGCCGCGACCCGCTTTGACCTCACCCACCCGTGGGCGGTCAAGCCGAAGACCGCGATGGTCGAGACCGACTTCGGGACCCGCGCGGCGATGCCCGAGCGCGTCGAGCTGGAGAACGTCGCCTTCGAGGGCTTCATGTGCCGCCGCGGCGTCGTGACGCGGATCGGGCTGCCCGATCCGTCGTACTTCATCTTCTACGACGACGTCGACTTCGCCGTCCGCGCCCGCCGCGCCGGCTTCCGGATCTGGGCGGTCCGCGACGCGGTGCTCGTGCGGCAGCTCGACTTCGACCAGCAGCACGACCTGGCCGGCTGGAAGGGGTTCTACATGTACCGGAACCTCTTCGCCGTCCACTTCCGGTACGGCGAGAACGCGCTGGTCCGCGCCAAGCCGTGGCTGGTCGCGCTCGCGGTCGTCGTGCTCAGCCCGCTGCGCGGCGGGCGGGCCGAGGCCCGCAACGTGCTGCGCGCCCTGCGCGCGGCGCGGTCGATGCGGGCGCTGCCGCCCACGACCATCGACTGA
- a CDS encoding glycosyltransferase family 2 protein, producing the protein MSDSSRFPAEQPPRVVAVVVTHDRIALLQRLVERLDEVGARPGSPLVEVLVVDNASTDGTGEWLAGLTDREMPDEHASTPVLGRTLAENTGGAGGFHAGLGWAVERGADLVWLMDDDGLPDHDCLDLLLEHRGELDFWGPVVVDEADPGRLVFPIRLPGGTRVVHRMADVAAAADEAGLIRDVVIPFNGVLVTRELVERIGTPREEFFIWGDDHEYRLRAERAGGRIATVVGARVLHPSVGELGTPMMGGRTTYNHSPSDLKHYCMARNNLLNLREYRGWPHALAFVAKTLWFYTVTRPQPRRLVLSARAWVAALRGDFTGHRRFLG; encoded by the coding sequence GTGAGCGACTCGAGCCGATTCCCCGCGGAGCAGCCGCCCCGGGTGGTGGCGGTGGTGGTGACCCACGACCGGATCGCGCTCCTGCAGCGGCTGGTCGAGCGGCTCGACGAGGTGGGCGCCCGGCCGGGCAGCCCGCTGGTCGAGGTGCTCGTGGTCGACAACGCCTCCACCGACGGCACGGGGGAGTGGCTCGCGGGGCTCACCGACCGCGAGATGCCCGACGAGCACGCGAGCACGCCGGTGCTCGGCCGGACCCTGGCCGAGAACACCGGCGGTGCCGGGGGCTTCCACGCCGGGCTGGGCTGGGCGGTCGAGCGCGGCGCGGACCTGGTCTGGCTGATGGACGACGACGGGCTGCCCGACCACGACTGCCTCGACCTGCTGCTGGAGCACCGCGGCGAGCTGGACTTCTGGGGCCCGGTCGTCGTCGACGAGGCCGACCCCGGCCGGCTGGTCTTCCCGATCCGGCTGCCCGGCGGCACCCGCGTGGTGCACCGGATGGCCGACGTCGCGGCGGCCGCGGACGAGGCGGGGCTGATCCGTGACGTGGTGATCCCGTTCAACGGGGTGCTGGTCACCCGCGAGCTGGTCGAGCGGATCGGCACCCCGCGTGAGGAGTTCTTCATCTGGGGCGACGACCACGAGTACCGGCTGCGCGCCGAGCGCGCGGGCGGGCGGATCGCGACGGTCGTCGGCGCGCGGGTGCTCCACCCGAGCGTCGGCGAGCTCGGCACCCCGATGATGGGCGGCCGGACGACGTACAACCACAGCCCGAGCGACCTCAAGCACTACTGCATGGCCCGCAACAACCTGCTCAACCTGCGGGAGTACCGCGGCTGGCCGCACGCGCTGGCGTTCGTCGCCAAGACGCTGTGGTTCTACACCGTGACCCGGCCGCAGCCGCGACGACTCGTGCTGAGCGCGCGGGCCTGGGTCGCGGCGCTGCGCGGCGACTTCACCGGCCACCGGAGGTTCCTGGGGTGA